The following proteins come from a genomic window of Corynebacterium crudilactis:
- the glf gene encoding UDP-galactopyranose mutase: MTESKNYDLIVVGSGLFGLTVAERAASQLGKKVLIVERRTHLGGNAYSEAEPETGIEIHKYGAHLFHTSNTRVWEYVNQFTSFTGYQHRVFAMHNGTAYQFPMGLGMINQFFGKYYSPDEARELIKEQSAEIDSADATNLEEKAISLIGRPLYEAFIRDYTAKQWQTDPKNLPAGNITRLPVRYNFNNRYFNDTYEGLPVDGYAAWLERMAEHDLIDVRLDADWFEVREEIRAENPDAPVVYTGPLDSYFDYSAGKLGWRTLDFETEVVETGDFQGTPVMNYNDADVPFTRIHEFRHFHPEREEKYPKDKTVIMREFSRFAEDTDEPYYPINTPDDREMLKQYRLLAAEEAANNKVLFGGRLGTYQYLDMHMAIGAALSMFDNKLMPFFQDGTPLEQERGR; encoded by the coding sequence ATGACGGAATCGAAAAATTACGACTTAATCGTTGTAGGCTCAGGCCTCTTCGGCCTCACCGTGGCAGAGCGAGCAGCTAGCCAACTGGGTAAGAAAGTTCTTATCGTGGAACGCCGCACCCACCTCGGCGGCAACGCTTACTCCGAAGCCGAGCCGGAAACCGGCATTGAGATCCATAAATACGGTGCACACCTTTTCCACACCTCTAACACTCGCGTGTGGGAATATGTCAACCAATTCACCAGCTTCACCGGCTACCAACACCGTGTTTTCGCGATGCATAATGGCACCGCTTACCAGTTTCCTATGGGACTCGGCATGATCAACCAGTTCTTCGGTAAGTACTACAGCCCAGATGAAGCCCGTGAACTCATCAAAGAGCAGTCTGCAGAAATCGATTCCGCTGACGCCACCAACCTCGAGGAAAAGGCCATCTCTTTGATCGGCCGACCACTCTACGAAGCCTTCATCCGCGATTACACCGCAAAGCAGTGGCAAACTGATCCGAAGAACCTTCCAGCAGGAAACATCACTCGCCTGCCGGTTCGATACAACTTCAACAACCGCTACTTCAACGACACCTATGAAGGCCTCCCAGTCGATGGCTATGCAGCGTGGCTTGAGCGCATGGCAGAGCACGACCTGATTGATGTGCGCCTTGATGCTGATTGGTTTGAAGTCCGCGAAGAGATCCGTGCAGAAAACCCGGACGCACCAGTTGTCTACACCGGACCACTTGATAGCTACTTCGATTATTCAGCAGGCAAGCTTGGCTGGCGCACCCTTGATTTCGAAACCGAAGTAGTCGAAACAGGTGACTTCCAGGGAACTCCAGTGATGAACTACAACGATGCAGATGTTCCATTTACCCGCATCCACGAGTTCCGCCACTTCCACCCTGAACGGGAAGAAAAGTATCCTAAAGACAAAACTGTCATTATGAGGGAATTCTCCCGCTTTGCAGAAGACACAGATGAGCCGTACTACCCAATCAACACCCCAGATGACCGGGAGATGTTGAAGCAGTACCGCCTGCTAGCTGCCGAGGAAGCTGCTAATAATAAAGTGCTTTTTGGTGGCCGGCTAGGCACCTATCAGTACCTCGACATGCACATGGCGATCGGTGCTGCCCTGAGCATGTTTGATAATAAGCTAATGCCATTCTTCCAAGATGGCACTCCGTTGGAGCAGGAGCGCGGACGCTAA
- a CDS encoding N-acetylmuramoyl-L-alanine amidase translates to MLAIILTAVLGTSGLVAVGTQYLNTQSEGIGPVSVQNESVSFSSGSNTLVDDPAVTAQGINDGPRTVKEFQRDQEFSSFALTWTGIKDVTAFVRAEQADGTWSQWYDMEPLSNEDSGTNGTELIWHGPTTKVQVSTLNVDIFGQGEAVSGADESGQEVPAANAPAEAPVEAPAAPEELPAEAPVEAPAETPAEAPVAEPAVAEPVADYSANDGLAPLPSNYGDIQPVANTDDGFNAVFIDGNADAGVGIDNVADTDGMPKVISRAGWGADESLRCSRPTIDDGVSAITIHHTAGSNNYTQAQAAGQVRGAYSYHASTLGWCDIGYQSLVDKFGNIYEGRAGGMTNAVQGAHAGGFNQNTWAISMMGDYSTVTPSDATLKSVGELAGWRAKVAGFDPTGRDTHYSEGTSYSKYSYGTPVNLPNIFAHRDVGTTSCPGPAGYAQMDRIRDIAKQKYTSLQNGDLGGTPTTTDPTSTSTTPTATNKPETPAEPDAPAEQSSEEDILATLLTGGSSSGTDLLNGADTNQILTGLGSIAAVLIAASLADGGLNNIIGNIGSNNGVPVLNDIKLDEIIPIIDTVINLTGDNKYSQGWNNLNNTIGPVLGAAVGGETTVKYASDQNSEVSFVPFENGIMVSSPEAGTHGLWGAIGDTWAQQGADLGPLGLPVSNEYQSGDQLRVDFQNGYITFSPATGQANIHLN, encoded by the coding sequence ATGCTCGCTATCATCTTGACCGCCGTACTGGGCACATCAGGCCTCGTGGCCGTCGGCACCCAATACCTGAACACACAGAGCGAAGGTATCGGACCTGTCTCCGTACAAAATGAGAGTGTGTCTTTCAGCTCTGGTTCCAACACGCTTGTCGACGATCCAGCCGTCACCGCGCAGGGAATCAACGACGGTCCTCGTACCGTCAAAGAATTCCAGCGCGACCAGGAATTCTCCAGCTTTGCGCTTACTTGGACTGGCATAAAAGATGTCACAGCTTTTGTTCGCGCAGAACAAGCTGACGGCACCTGGTCACAGTGGTACGACATGGAGCCTCTGTCCAATGAAGACAGTGGCACCAACGGCACTGAGCTAATTTGGCATGGCCCCACCACCAAGGTTCAGGTATCTACTCTCAACGTGGATATTTTCGGGCAAGGCGAAGCCGTCTCTGGAGCCGATGAAAGTGGCCAAGAAGTTCCGGCAGCGAATGCACCAGCAGAAGCTCCCGTAGAAGCTCCAGCGGCTCCTGAAGAACTACCTGCGGAAGCCCCAGTAGAGGCACCCGCCGAGACCCCAGCGGAAGCTCCAGTAGCAGAACCAGCTGTTGCAGAACCAGTCGCTGATTACTCTGCCAACGATGGCCTTGCTCCGCTTCCATCTAACTACGGCGATATTCAGCCTGTGGCAAATACTGATGATGGCTTCAACGCTGTCTTTATCGATGGCAATGCTGATGCTGGAGTAGGTATCGACAACGTAGCTGATACCGATGGCATGCCAAAGGTGATTTCTCGTGCAGGATGGGGCGCAGATGAAAGCTTGCGCTGCTCCCGCCCTACCATTGATGATGGCGTTTCAGCTATCACGATTCACCACACTGCGGGCTCCAATAATTACACTCAGGCGCAGGCTGCCGGTCAGGTTCGTGGTGCTTACAGCTACCATGCATCTACCCTCGGATGGTGCGATATTGGATACCAGTCTTTGGTGGATAAGTTCGGCAATATCTATGAAGGCCGTGCCGGTGGCATGACTAACGCTGTTCAGGGCGCACACGCTGGTGGTTTCAACCAAAACACATGGGCTATTTCCATGATGGGAGATTACTCTACGGTAACCCCTTCTGATGCCACCCTCAAGTCTGTCGGTGAGCTCGCTGGTTGGCGTGCAAAGGTAGCTGGATTTGATCCAACTGGTCGCGATACTCATTACTCTGAGGGCACTTCCTACTCAAAGTATTCCTACGGAACTCCCGTAAATTTGCCTAATATTTTCGCTCACCGTGATGTTGGCACTACTTCTTGCCCAGGTCCTGCAGGTTATGCGCAGATGGATCGTATCCGTGATATCGCCAAGCAGAAGTACACTAGCCTGCAAAATGGTGATCTCGGTGGGACTCCAACAACCACTGACCCAACGTCAACAAGCACTACTCCGACAGCCACAAACAAGCCGGAAACCCCGGCTGAACCTGATGCACCGGCTGAGCAATCCAGCGAAGAAGATATTCTAGCTACGCTACTTACTGGCGGTTCTTCCAGCGGAACAGACCTACTCAATGGCGCGGACACCAACCAGATTCTCACTGGTCTGGGCTCTATCGCAGCAGTGCTTATTGCAGCGTCTCTTGCAGATGGTGGCTTAAACAACATCATCGGCAATATTGGGAGCAACAACGGCGTGCCAGTGCTCAACGATATTAAGCTCGATGAGATCATTCCGATTATTGATACCGTGATTAACCTGACTGGCGATAATAAGTACTCTCAGGGCTGGAACAACCTTAATAACACGATCGGCCCTGTTCTAGGCGCTGCAGTCGGTGGCGAGACCACTGTGAAGTACGCAAGCGATCAAAACTCTGAAGTCTCTTTCGTGCCTTTTGAAAATGGCATCATGGTCTCTTCCCCTGAGGCTGGAACTCACGGCCTGTGGGGTGCCATCGGTGATACGTGGGCTCAGCAAGGCGCAGACCTTGGCCCACTGGGTCTGCCGGTCAGCAATGAATACCAATCAGGAGATCAGCTGCGCGTTGATTTCCAGAACGGCTATATCACGTTCTCCCCTGCAACTGGCCAGGCTAATATTCACCTGAACTAG
- the glpK gene encoding glycerol kinase GlpK, giving the protein MRTSKANAYVAAIDQGTTSTRCIFIDAQGNVVSSASKEHQQIFPQQGWVEHDPEEIWDNVRSVVSQAMVSIDITPHEIASLGVTNQRETTVVWDKNTGVPVYNAIVWQDTRTSEICQEIAGADGQEKWLDRTGLLINSYPAGPKVKWILDNVEGTRKRAEKGELLFGTMDSWILWNLTGGVRGDDGNEAMHVTDVTNASRTLLMDIRTQQWDPELCEALDIPMSMLPEIKPSVGNFRSVRHRGTLADVPITGVLGDQQAALFGQGGFHEGAAKNTYGTGLFLLMNTGKSLKISEHGLLSTIAYQKEGEEPFYALEGSVSMGGSLVQWLRDNLQLIPNAPAIENLAREVEDNGGVHVVPAFTGLFAPRWRPDARGVITGLTRFANRKHIARAVLEANAFQTREVVDAMAKDAGKSLDSLRVDGAMVENDLLMQMQADFLGIDVQRLEDVETTAVGVAFAAGLGSGFFTSTEEIEKLIAVKKVWSPDMDEAERERRYASWNRAVEHSYGQA; this is encoded by the coding sequence ATGAGAACCTCAAAGGCCAATGCGTATGTTGCAGCGATTGACCAAGGAACCACATCCACTCGGTGCATCTTCATTGATGCCCAAGGAAATGTGGTGTCTTCTGCTTCTAAAGAGCACCAACAGATCTTTCCACAACAAGGCTGGGTGGAACATGACCCAGAAGAAATCTGGGACAATGTCCGATCCGTAGTCAGCCAAGCAATGGTGTCCATTGACATCACACCACATGAAATTGCCTCGCTTGGTGTCACCAACCAGCGCGAAACCACCGTGGTGTGGGACAAAAATACCGGCGTTCCCGTCTACAACGCAATTGTGTGGCAAGATACCCGCACCTCTGAAATCTGCCAAGAAATCGCAGGTGCAGACGGCCAAGAAAAATGGCTCGATCGTACTGGGCTGCTGATTAATTCCTACCCCGCAGGACCCAAAGTGAAATGGATCCTGGACAACGTCGAGGGCACTCGGAAACGCGCAGAAAAGGGCGAACTGCTCTTCGGCACCATGGATAGCTGGATCCTTTGGAACCTCACCGGCGGGGTACGCGGCGATGACGGCAATGAAGCCATGCATGTCACCGATGTCACCAACGCATCCCGCACCTTGCTCATGGATATCCGCACGCAACAGTGGGATCCAGAACTCTGCGAAGCCTTGGATATTCCGATGTCCATGCTTCCGGAAATTAAACCCTCAGTGGGAAATTTCCGCTCCGTGCGCCACCGCGGAACCCTCGCCGATGTGCCCATCACCGGCGTGCTCGGCGACCAACAAGCTGCACTTTTTGGCCAGGGCGGTTTTCATGAAGGTGCTGCCAAAAATACCTACGGCACCGGCCTTTTCCTCTTGATGAACACCGGAAAATCCCTCAAGATCTCCGAGCATGGTTTGTTGTCCACCATCGCTTATCAAAAAGAAGGCGAAGAGCCGTTTTATGCGCTGGAAGGCTCAGTTTCCATGGGCGGTTCGCTAGTCCAATGGCTGCGCGATAACCTGCAGTTGATTCCCAATGCACCAGCAATTGAAAACCTTGCCCGCGAAGTCGAAGACAACGGTGGAGTGCATGTAGTTCCTGCATTCACCGGACTGTTTGCACCACGCTGGCGTCCCGACGCCCGCGGTGTCATCACAGGACTCACCCGATTTGCCAACCGCAAACACATTGCTCGCGCAGTGCTGGAAGCCAATGCCTTCCAAACTCGCGAAGTAGTGGATGCCATGGCGAAAGACGCCGGAAAATCCCTTGACTCCCTCCGCGTCGATGGTGCAATGGTGGAAAATGATCTCCTCATGCAGATGCAGGCGGATTTCCTCGGCATCGATGTCCAACGCCTCGAAGACGTAGAAACTACCGCAGTAGGTGTCGCCTTTGCCGCTGGGCTTGGCTCTGGCTTCTTTACATCAACCGAAGAGATTGAAAAGCTCATCGCAGTGAAGAAAGTGTGGAGTCCAGACATGGATGAAGCAGAACGCGAACGCCGCTACGCTTCTTGGAATAGGGCTGTAGAGCATTCTTATGGTCAGGCATAG
- a CDS encoding Cof-type HAD-IIB family hydrolase gives MINPGSAPKLVATDVDGTLINSSERVPQRLREVITRMTAQGVTLALSTGRPPRWIHLVLDQLSVQPICVCANGAVLYDSAKDEIIAAHTLSSAVMKNTVMAARVALESHGGMSIAVERAGKSAYDAAEELFLVTPEYSHAWPSDEHGIVSEDEVLAEPATKLLLRSDHLESKELFDIVRAAVPVDQVHVTFSMSGGLIEIAAPGVTKALGVSMLAEQLNIAREDVITFGDMPNDIEMLQWAGRGIAMGNARPEVKAVADHITGTNDDAGVADILEWWF, from the coding sequence ATGATTAATCCGGGTTCAGCACCCAAATTGGTAGCCACTGATGTTGATGGCACCCTCATTAATAGTTCAGAGCGCGTGCCGCAGCGCCTGCGCGAAGTAATCACACGTATGACTGCTCAGGGCGTGACGTTGGCGCTGTCCACCGGCCGTCCACCACGGTGGATTCACCTCGTCTTAGACCAGCTCAGCGTGCAGCCGATCTGTGTCTGCGCCAACGGTGCGGTGCTTTATGATTCTGCAAAAGACGAAATAATTGCAGCCCACACGCTTAGCTCAGCAGTCATGAAAAATACGGTCATGGCTGCTCGTGTCGCATTGGAATCCCATGGTGGCATGAGCATCGCGGTGGAGCGCGCAGGTAAATCCGCCTACGACGCAGCCGAAGAACTTTTCCTTGTGACACCGGAATACAGCCACGCCTGGCCCTCAGACGAGCACGGCATTGTCTCTGAAGACGAAGTGCTAGCTGAACCCGCAACCAAACTATTGCTGCGCAGCGACCACCTAGAATCCAAAGAGCTATTCGATATCGTGCGCGCTGCCGTTCCCGTGGACCAAGTGCACGTGACATTTTCCATGTCTGGCGGACTTATTGAGATCGCAGCACCTGGAGTTACAAAAGCATTGGGCGTTTCCATGCTGGCAGAACAGCTCAATATTGCCCGCGAAGATGTTATAACGTTTGGTGATATGCCCAATGACATTGAAATGCTCCAATGGGCCGGCAGGGGAATAGCCATGGGCAATGCACGGCCAGAAGTGAAAGCAGTTGCTGATCACATCACCGGCACCAACGATGACGCTGGCGTTGCTGACATTTTGGAATGGTGGTTTTAA
- a CDS encoding lysophospholipid acyltransferase family protein, which translates to MDALVKRYGFHVAESSPKVPLHPTESRELLYGRTIINAIRLTLKAQDVQVFVFGQENLPTTGGALLAINHTGYYDFILGGIPAYTHGKRLVRFMAKKEIFDTPIVGALMRGMKHVSVNRAAGSGSMEDARKRLDDGGLVGIFPEATVSRSFEIKELKTGAVRIAEDAQVPLLPVIIWGGQRIITKDTKRDLGRSHIPVFVSVGTPVDSSGDPEEATARLYEAMKELLDETRTAYEQKFGPFEGGELWRPVSLGGGAPTLEQAKTLEIAERERRQAKREAKKAAKKRPSLIKKLFKK; encoded by the coding sequence ATGGACGCACTGGTCAAAAGGTATGGCTTTCATGTAGCAGAATCTTCGCCCAAGGTTCCGCTACATCCCACAGAATCACGGGAGCTGTTGTACGGGCGCACCATCATCAACGCTATTCGGCTGACGCTGAAAGCCCAGGATGTGCAGGTGTTCGTCTTTGGTCAGGAGAATCTTCCAACCACTGGCGGCGCCCTTTTGGCCATCAATCACACCGGTTACTATGACTTCATTTTGGGCGGCATTCCAGCGTATACACACGGTAAACGCCTGGTTCGTTTCATGGCGAAGAAAGAAATCTTCGATACCCCAATAGTGGGCGCGTTGATGCGCGGCATGAAACACGTCTCCGTTAATCGCGCAGCTGGTTCCGGTTCGATGGAAGATGCTCGAAAGCGTCTCGACGACGGCGGCCTGGTGGGCATTTTCCCAGAGGCGACCGTGTCGAGGTCCTTTGAAATTAAGGAACTAAAAACCGGCGCCGTACGCATTGCAGAGGACGCGCAGGTTCCACTGCTGCCAGTAATTATTTGGGGTGGACAGCGGATCATCACCAAAGACACCAAGCGCGATCTCGGACGTTCACATATCCCAGTATTCGTCAGTGTCGGCACCCCAGTCGACTCCAGCGGCGATCCCGAAGAAGCAACAGCACGCCTCTACGAGGCTATGAAAGAGCTTCTCGACGAGACCCGCACCGCCTATGAACAAAAGTTTGGACCTTTCGAAGGTGGAGAATTGTGGCGTCCAGTCTCCCTTGGCGGCGGCGCACCAACATTGGAGCAGGCGAAAACTTTGGAAATCGCCGAACGGGAACGTCGACAAGCAAAACGCGAAGCCAAAAAAGCCGCTAAGAAGCGGCCCTCCTTGATAAAGAAACTCTTTAAAAAATGA
- the serS gene encoding serine--tRNA ligase yields MIDLKFLRDNPDIVRASQITRGEDPALVDELISADESRREAIKAADDLRAEQKAFGKKIGQASPEDRPALLQGSNELKATVKEAEAAQDVAEAKVNELQMKLSNVVSGAPAGGEEDFVVLETIGEPRTFDFEPKDHLELGESLGLIDMKRGTKVSGARFYYLTGDGAMLQLGMLMLAAQKAREAGFSMMIPPVLVRPEIMAGTGFLGDHSEEIYYLERDDMYLVGTSEVALAGYHKDEIIDLQDGPVKYAGWSSCFRREAGSYGKDTRGILRVHQFDKVEMFVYCKPEEAEGVHQQLLNLEKEMLAAIEVPYRVIDVAGGDLGASASRKFDTEAWVPTQETYRELTSTSNCTTFQARRLQTRYRDENGKPQIAATLNGTLATTRWLVAILENNQQEDGSVIVPEALRPFVGKDVLKPVK; encoded by the coding sequence ATGATCGATCTGAAATTCCTCCGTGATAACCCGGACATTGTTCGTGCCTCCCAGATCACTCGCGGCGAAGACCCCGCGCTTGTGGACGAACTGATTAGTGCTGATGAATCTCGTCGCGAAGCAATCAAAGCTGCCGATGATCTACGCGCTGAGCAGAAGGCATTTGGAAAGAAGATCGGACAAGCTTCTCCTGAGGATCGTCCAGCACTGCTGCAGGGCTCCAATGAGCTCAAAGCCACGGTAAAAGAAGCCGAAGCAGCGCAGGATGTTGCTGAAGCCAAGGTCAATGAGCTGCAGATGAAGCTGTCCAACGTTGTTTCCGGTGCACCTGCCGGCGGCGAAGAGGACTTCGTAGTTCTAGAGACCATCGGCGAGCCACGCACCTTTGATTTCGAGCCAAAGGATCACCTCGAGCTTGGTGAATCCCTCGGACTCATTGATATGAAGCGCGGCACCAAGGTATCTGGTGCACGTTTCTACTACCTCACCGGCGACGGCGCAATGCTGCAGCTGGGCATGCTGATGCTTGCGGCACAAAAGGCTCGCGAAGCAGGATTTAGCATGATGATCCCACCAGTTCTAGTCCGCCCTGAAATCATGGCTGGCACCGGCTTCTTGGGTGATCACTCTGAAGAGATCTACTATCTTGAGCGCGATGATATGTACCTGGTTGGTACTTCCGAGGTGGCTCTTGCGGGCTACCACAAAGATGAAATCATTGATCTCCAGGATGGTCCTGTGAAGTACGCCGGTTGGAGCTCCTGCTTCCGCCGCGAGGCCGGTTCTTATGGCAAGGACACCCGTGGAATTTTGCGCGTGCACCAGTTCGACAAGGTAGAGATGTTTGTCTACTGCAAGCCTGAAGAGGCTGAAGGCGTGCACCAGCAATTGCTGAACCTGGAAAAGGAGATGCTGGCAGCCATCGAGGTTCCTTACCGCGTCATCGATGTTGCCGGTGGCGATTTGGGTGCTTCTGCATCCCGTAAATTCGACACCGAGGCATGGGTGCCAACCCAAGAGACTTACCGCGAGCTCACCTCTACCTCCAACTGCACCACCTTCCAGGCACGTCGCCTGCAGACTCGTTACCGCGATGAAAATGGCAAGCCACAGATCGCCGCTACCCTGAACGGCACCTTGGCTACCACTCGCTGGCTCGTCGCTATCTTGGAGAACAACCAGCAAGAAGATGGCTCTGTGATTGTTCCTGAGGCACTGCGTCCATTCGTGGGCAAAGATGTGCTGAAGCCAGTCAAATAG
- a CDS encoding GntR family transcriptional regulator: MPHEPLNQDGLPAASIGVEPESSHVDTLPNRVLIDGLKPKHQQLREILEEICTTQLQPGDMLPGERILEEKYGVSRITVRRAIGDLVASGRLKRARGKGTFVAHSPLISRLHLASFSAEMAAQNLSATSRILSSSRGAAPDDIADFFGTDRTVQHITLRRLRLGNGRPYAIDHGWYNSVYAPDLLENDVYNSVYSILDRVYEVPVTQAEQTVTAVAADEDTAKLLDVTPGAPLLRILRQSLSGDKPLEWCVSLYRTDRYSLKTLVTRSEDL; the protein is encoded by the coding sequence ATGCCTCACGAACCCCTCAACCAGGATGGACTCCCCGCCGCATCCATCGGGGTTGAACCTGAAAGCTCACACGTAGATACACTTCCCAACCGCGTCCTTATTGATGGCTTGAAACCTAAGCACCAGCAGCTTCGTGAAATCCTAGAGGAGATCTGCACAACCCAGCTCCAGCCTGGAGATATGCTGCCAGGTGAACGTATTTTGGAAGAAAAATACGGAGTCAGCCGCATCACGGTGCGTCGTGCGATCGGCGATTTGGTAGCTTCTGGCAGGCTGAAAAGAGCCCGCGGCAAAGGCACATTCGTGGCTCATTCCCCACTGATTTCCCGCTTGCATCTGGCCTCGTTTTCCGCAGAAATGGCAGCTCAAAACCTGTCGGCAACCAGCCGAATCTTAAGCTCGTCCCGTGGCGCTGCGCCTGATGATATTGCAGATTTCTTTGGCACTGACCGAACTGTCCAACACATCACGTTGAGGCGTCTGCGCTTAGGCAACGGCCGTCCCTATGCCATTGATCATGGTTGGTACAACTCTGTTTATGCCCCTGACCTGCTGGAAAATGATGTGTATAACTCGGTGTATTCCATTTTGGACCGGGTTTATGAAGTGCCAGTCACCCAGGCCGAGCAAACGGTTACAGCCGTAGCGGCCGATGAGGACACCGCAAAGCTTCTCGACGTCACCCCCGGTGCCCCACTGTTGAGGATTCTGCGACAGTCACTTTCGGGCGATAAGCCCCTGGAATGGTGTGTTTCCTTATACCGAACTGACCGCTATTCCTTAAAAACATTAGTCACACGCTCCGAAGATCTCTGA
- a CDS encoding septum formation family protein, with product MSTNFDTSKSLERGSKKSSSFRTAASVQTMLVAALAATAAVGVYSYNMNTSASEGDTPSGTEQTTVSTPALVTSFTTADVGQCATWDVNAEGLVSGFEQASCDQEHRFEISTRENLATYPSSEFGPDAAPPNLTRQAQLREELCQAPTLAYLNNRFDPSGRYTIAPILPPAEAWAAGDRTMLCGLQATDPSGTPQLTVGPVSANDQARVFGAGSCVKVESSAEFRQVDCAEDHHLETVLTVNLGVPFPQGVPSTDEQNGFLGNTCTQAAIDYLGSEEAVYQSTLQMFWPTITSNSWFGGSHSVNCFLMSPSAGGDATFNTLNGSATGPFTVNGEVPPPQPARDPLREHAETAGSAEVGMPVEENAP from the coding sequence ATGAGTACAAACTTTGACACATCGAAGTCTCTGGAGCGTGGTTCCAAGAAGAGTTCTTCTTTCCGTACCGCAGCCTCCGTGCAAACTATGCTTGTTGCAGCATTAGCGGCAACAGCTGCTGTTGGCGTGTACTCCTACAATATGAATACTTCAGCCAGCGAAGGCGATACTCCTTCAGGAACAGAACAAACGACAGTCTCTACTCCGGCACTTGTCACATCATTCACCACAGCTGATGTGGGGCAATGCGCAACATGGGATGTCAATGCTGAAGGCTTAGTGTCTGGTTTTGAGCAAGCAAGCTGTGATCAAGAACATCGTTTTGAAATCTCGACAAGAGAAAACCTGGCCACCTACCCAAGTTCTGAGTTCGGCCCTGATGCAGCGCCACCAAACTTAACTAGGCAGGCGCAATTGCGTGAAGAGCTCTGCCAGGCTCCCACGCTTGCTTATCTAAACAACCGTTTTGATCCTTCTGGTCGCTACACCATCGCACCGATTCTGCCCCCTGCAGAAGCCTGGGCTGCGGGAGACCGCACAATGCTGTGTGGTTTGCAGGCAACAGATCCTTCCGGCACCCCGCAGCTGACAGTCGGCCCGGTCTCTGCAAACGATCAGGCACGAGTATTTGGGGCTGGCTCATGCGTGAAGGTGGAATCTTCAGCTGAATTCCGTCAGGTTGATTGTGCAGAAGACCACCACTTGGAAACCGTGCTGACTGTCAATCTTGGCGTGCCTTTCCCACAAGGCGTTCCTAGCACCGATGAGCAAAATGGTTTCCTCGGAAACACCTGCACCCAAGCTGCTATTGATTATTTAGGATCTGAAGAAGCGGTTTATCAGTCCACGTTGCAGATGTTCTGGCCAACCATTACGTCTAATTCTTGGTTTGGTGGCTCCCACAGTGTGAATTGTTTCCTCATGTCACCTTCTGCCGGTGGCGATGCAACATTTAATACGTTGAATGGATCCGCGACTGGACCATTTACTGTCAACGGTGAAGTTCCACCACCTCAGCCAGCGCGCGATCCACTACGCGAGCATGCAGAAACAGCAGGCTCCGCTGAGGTAGGAATGCCTGTGGAGGAGAATGCTCCGTGA
- a CDS encoding metallopeptidase family protein, producing the protein MIEVSDERFEELVDLAFDKVPQQFLDHMRNVVLLIDDFHPDSPYILGLYHGVALTERTFNHGGLPDSITIYKGALQNYCNSEEQLVEQVRVTVLHEIGHYFGLGEEDLHRLGYA; encoded by the coding sequence GTGATTGAGGTCAGCGATGAGCGGTTTGAAGAACTGGTGGATTTAGCTTTCGATAAAGTACCCCAACAGTTCCTTGATCACATGCGCAATGTTGTGCTGCTCATCGATGATTTTCACCCAGATTCCCCCTATATTCTGGGCTTATATCATGGGGTGGCTCTGACTGAACGCACCTTTAATCACGGTGGATTGCCTGATTCCATCACCATTTATAAAGGTGCTTTGCAAAACTACTGCAATTCAGAGGAACAATTGGTGGAGCAGGTACGAGTGACCGTGCTCCATGAGATTGGGCATTATTTTGGGCTTGGCGAAGAGGACCTGCACAGACTCGGATACGCCTAA
- a CDS encoding histidine phosphatase family protein has translation MAGRIILLRHGQTHNNVKHLLDTRPPGAELTDLGRKQALEVGHELATYSGERLSHVYSSIVLRAQQTAVLATSTFEKARDMQAGAVPLDVVEGIQEINVGDFEMRGDEEAHMNYSRALNGWLNGDPAAGLPGGETYKDVLNRYQPTLDRIMDSHDLDDDRDVAVVSHGAVIRIVATHATGVDPNFAFNTYLGNCRFVVLEPNGKKFGQWDVVRWTDSPLPWQE, from the coding sequence ATGGCTGGCCGGATTATTTTGCTACGACACGGGCAAACCCACAACAACGTTAAACACCTCTTGGACACCCGCCCACCAGGTGCAGAACTCACAGACTTAGGCCGCAAACAAGCCTTAGAAGTGGGCCATGAACTGGCAACATACTCCGGCGAACGACTTTCCCATGTGTATAGCTCCATCGTGCTGCGCGCCCAACAAACCGCAGTGCTGGCAACCTCCACCTTTGAAAAAGCCCGCGACATGCAGGCCGGTGCGGTTCCTTTGGATGTTGTAGAGGGCATTCAGGAAATCAACGTCGGCGACTTTGAAATGCGCGGCGATGAAGAAGCCCACATGAATTACTCCCGCGCACTCAACGGTTGGCTTAACGGGGATCCTGCCGCTGGTCTTCCCGGCGGTGAGACCTACAAAGACGTGTTGAACCGCTACCAGCCGACTCTTGATCGAATCATGGACAGCCACGACCTTGACGACGACCGCGATGTTGCCGTTGTCAGCCACGGCGCCGTCATCCGCATCGTGGCAACACACGCAACTGGTGTGGATCCCAACTTTGCGTTCAACACCTACCTAGGCAACTGCCGCTTTGTGGTGCTGGAGCCAAATGGTAAGAAATTCGGCCAATGGGACGTTGTGCGCTGGACTGACAGCCCACTTCCGTGGCAGGAGTAA